A single window of Halobacillus naozhouensis DNA harbors:
- a CDS encoding carbohydrate ABC transporter permease — MKKNTEKRNLLSIEVLGVILGLIWIAPFYLMIVNAFKTKREIFSGVLGLPESLNFDNFVQAFIDLEFLKSLFNSVLITGLSIVVIILFSSMAGYALARNKSKLSGVLFLIFVAAMLIPFQSVMIPLVSIFGQVNMLNAAGLIFMYLGFGCSLSIFLYHGAMTGVSKTMDEAAIIDGANRFQLFWYIIFPLLKPISVTVGILNTIWIWNDYLLPSLVLNEANATIPLKMFFFFGQYTKQWHLALAGLTIAIIPVIIGYFFAQKQIIKGVSEGAVK; from the coding sequence ATGAAGAAAAATACCGAAAAGCGAAATTTACTCTCAATCGAGGTCCTTGGCGTCATTCTCGGGCTGATCTGGATCGCCCCGTTTTACCTAATGATCGTGAATGCGTTTAAAACGAAAAGAGAAATTTTCAGCGGAGTGCTGGGACTTCCAGAATCATTAAATTTTGATAACTTTGTCCAGGCCTTCATTGATTTGGAATTCCTGAAATCATTATTTAACTCGGTGTTGATCACGGGATTAAGTATTGTCGTCATCATCTTGTTTTCTTCGATGGCCGGCTATGCGTTAGCTCGGAACAAAAGTAAGCTAAGCGGTGTGCTGTTCCTGATCTTCGTGGCCGCCATGTTGATCCCATTCCAATCGGTGATGATCCCGCTCGTATCCATTTTTGGACAGGTGAACATGTTGAACGCTGCGGGCTTAATTTTCATGTACCTCGGATTTGGCTGTAGTCTATCTATCTTTCTTTATCATGGAGCGATGACCGGCGTATCGAAAACGATGGATGAAGCGGCGATTATTGATGGAGCCAACCGGTTTCAACTGTTCTGGTATATCATCTTCCCGTTGTTAAAACCGATTTCGGTGACAGTCGGAATTTTAAATACGATCTGGATCTGGAATGACTACCTGTTGCCGTCCCTGGTGCTCAATGAAGCGAATGCCACGATTCCTTTGAAAATGTTCTTCTTCTTCGGGCAATATACGAAACAGTGGCACCTAGCGCTGGCGGGACTGACGATCGCGATTATCCCTGTGATTATCGGATATTTCTTCGCCCAGAAGCAAATTATTAAAGGAGTTTCTGAAGGGGCTGTCAAATAA
- a CDS encoding LacI family DNA-binding transcriptional regulator: MSVTIKDVAKQANVAPSTVSRVISNSPRISEKTKRKVRKVMDEMGYHLNLNARVLVRQSTQTIGIVMKNSASHSFENPFFSELLRGISQACHEHDYSINLTTGESEEEIFNDVVKMVQGKRVDGVIVLYSKKDDKVVPYLMEHDFPFVMVGKAVIDSSNVMYVDNDNVQACRDATNYLINRGHDNVALLGGGSHFEVDKARLEGFKYAMNEHKLNLPDGYITNIDTGNSKEMQVIHELMDLPEPPTALVVTDDINALKVMAVLQDRNIKMPEDVSIISFNNTMLAKLSNPPLTTVDTNSYQLGYESSNSLIQLLDEPGMLKRSVIVPTTIVERHSCSRKMTHNME, translated from the coding sequence GTGTCGGTCACCATAAAAGATGTTGCAAAACAAGCAAATGTAGCTCCCTCCACGGTCTCACGTGTTATCTCAAACAGCCCGAGAATTAGTGAAAAAACGAAACGGAAAGTCCGTAAAGTGATGGATGAAATGGGATATCATCTGAATTTGAATGCCCGTGTTCTCGTTAGACAATCCACCCAAACTATCGGGATCGTGATGAAGAACTCCGCGAGTCACTCGTTTGAAAATCCCTTTTTCTCAGAGTTACTGCGGGGGATTAGCCAAGCTTGTCATGAACACGATTATAGTATCAACCTGACAACAGGTGAATCAGAAGAAGAGATTTTTAACGATGTTGTAAAAATGGTTCAAGGAAAGCGAGTGGACGGTGTAATTGTTCTTTACTCCAAAAAGGATGACAAAGTGGTTCCTTATTTAATGGAACACGACTTCCCGTTTGTAATGGTTGGAAAAGCAGTCATTGACTCATCCAATGTGATGTATGTCGATAACGATAATGTTCAGGCCTGTCGAGATGCAACCAATTATTTAATTAACCGTGGCCATGACAATGTTGCTCTTCTCGGTGGAGGTTCCCATTTTGAAGTAGACAAAGCACGACTGGAAGGTTTCAAATATGCCATGAACGAACATAAGTTGAACCTGCCGGATGGTTATATAACAAATATTGATACTGGGAATAGCAAGGAGATGCAGGTGATCCATGAATTAATGGACCTGCCGGAACCGCCTACAGCCTTAGTGGTCACAGACGATATTAATGCGTTAAAGGTAATGGCAGTTTTACAAGATCGAAACATTAAGATGCCGGAAGACGTCAGCATCATAAGTTTTAACAATACAATGCTTGCTAAATTGTCGAATCCCCCGCTGACGACAGTGGACACGAACTCTTATCAGCTTGGTTATGAATCCAGTAATAGTTTGATTCAATTACTAGATGAGCCTGGCATGTTAAAACGCAGTGTTATTGTACCTACCACAATTGTGGAAAGGCACTCGTGCAGCAGAAAAATGACACATAACATGGAATAA
- a CDS encoding Gfo/Idh/MocA family protein: protein MANLKVAVIGCGSIAQNRHLMEYEANEQVDITAVCDIVEERAMVTAEAFGARSYTDYEELLAKENVDAVSVCLPNYLHAPVSIAALNAGAHVLCEKPMATSSEEAEEMIEAAERNGKKLMIGHNQRFVASHQKARQLIESGEIGKVYSFRTTFGHGGPEGWSADGADSWFFKKDQAFIGAMGDLGVHKADLLRYLLGEEFVDVAGFIENNAKEGISVDDNAVCILRSESGVVGTLTASWAYKPEEDNSTIIYGEKATLRLEDDPQYSLIAQYATGEVVKYELGQIQSNDEGGQTNTNVIDHFVESIIDNKIPLIDGYEGKRSLEIILGALQSGETRKISKLEK, encoded by the coding sequence TTGGCTAATTTGAAAGTAGCAGTTATTGGGTGTGGAAGTATTGCACAAAATCGCCATTTGATGGAATATGAAGCGAATGAACAAGTAGACATTACAGCCGTTTGTGACATTGTCGAAGAGCGTGCCATGGTTACAGCAGAAGCTTTTGGTGCGCGTTCCTATACTGATTATGAAGAACTTTTGGCTAAAGAGAACGTAGATGCCGTAAGTGTGTGTCTGCCAAACTATTTACATGCTCCCGTTTCCATTGCTGCATTGAACGCAGGAGCTCATGTCCTCTGTGAAAAGCCGATGGCGACGTCTTCTGAAGAAGCTGAAGAAATGATTGAAGCAGCTGAGCGTAACGGCAAAAAATTGATGATTGGCCACAACCAACGCTTTGTAGCTTCTCATCAAAAGGCTCGCCAGTTGATTGAATCAGGGGAGATTGGAAAAGTGTACAGCTTCCGTACTACATTTGGACACGGAGGACCTGAAGGCTGGAGTGCTGACGGAGCTGACAGCTGGTTCTTTAAAAAAGACCAAGCGTTTATTGGAGCTATGGGCGACCTTGGTGTACATAAAGCGGATTTGCTGCGCTACTTATTAGGTGAAGAATTCGTTGATGTAGCAGGTTTTATCGAAAATAACGCGAAAGAAGGAATTTCCGTTGACGATAATGCCGTTTGTATTCTGCGTTCTGAATCTGGAGTTGTCGGTACCCTTACAGCGAGCTGGGCTTATAAGCCTGAAGAAGACAACTCTACAATTATATATGGTGAAAAAGCTACCTTGCGTTTAGAGGATGATCCCCAGTATTCGCTTATTGCTCAATATGCAACCGGAGAAGTTGTAAAGTATGAGCTTGGCCAAATTCAATCTAATGATGAAGGCGGGCAGACGAATACTAATGTGATTGATCACTTTGTGGAAAGTATTATTGATAACAAAATACCTCTGATTGATGGTTATGAAGGAAAACGTTCGCTTGAAATTATTTTAGGTGCACTGCAATCGGGGGAGACACGTAAAATTTCAAAGTTAGAGAAGTGA
- a CDS encoding ThuA domain-containing protein, whose translation MNITVWNEYRHEKENQVVTDIYPEGIHSTIATFLEEDGHVLKTAILDEEEHGLTEEVLENTDVLVWWGHKAHDEVKDEIAEKVKQRVLDGMGLVVLHSAHFSKVFKKLMGTSCDLKWREADDRERMWVVDPTHPITEGLGEYIEIEKEEMYGEHFDIPTPEELIFVSWFEGGEVFRSGATFKRGRGKIFYFRPGHETYPTYYNKEVQQVIRNGVKWADNGGTPKNVYGNSQPLENISEK comes from the coding sequence ATGAACATTACAGTATGGAACGAATATCGCCACGAAAAGGAAAATCAAGTGGTCACAGACATTTATCCGGAAGGAATTCACTCTACAATTGCCACATTCCTTGAAGAGGACGGACATGTACTAAAAACGGCTATCCTTGATGAAGAAGAACATGGCTTGACAGAGGAAGTACTTGAAAATACAGATGTGCTCGTATGGTGGGGGCATAAAGCGCATGATGAAGTGAAAGATGAAATTGCTGAGAAAGTGAAACAACGTGTCTTAGACGGAATGGGACTAGTTGTACTGCACTCTGCTCATTTTTCAAAAGTATTCAAAAAGCTGATGGGTACTTCGTGTGATCTGAAATGGCGTGAAGCTGATGACCGGGAGCGTATGTGGGTAGTAGATCCAACACATCCGATCACAGAGGGCCTTGGGGAGTATATAGAAATTGAGAAAGAGGAAATGTACGGAGAACACTTCGATATTCCGACACCTGAAGAACTTATATTTGTCAGCTGGTTTGAAGGCGGCGAAGTATTCCGAAGCGGTGCAACATTTAAACGCGGCCGGGGTAAAATTTTCTACTTCCGTCCTGGACATGAAACGTACCCAACATACTATAATAAAGAGGTCCAGCAAGTGATTCGCAACGGTGTGAAGTGGGCGGACAATGGGGGAACACCGAAGAATGTCTACGGGAACTCTCAGCCATTAGAAAACATTTCTGAAAAGTAG
- a CDS encoding sugar phosphate isomerase/epimerase family protein, whose protein sequence is MKLGVFTVLFADKSFEDMLDHVKDAGLKAVEIGTGGYPGTAHCNVDELLESEEKQAEFLDKVHSRGLTISAFSCHGNPISPDEKFAQESHEAFVKTVKLASQLDVPVVNTFSGTPGGSEADTSPNWPVTPWPAEYSDVLEWQWNEKLVPYWKEQGKLAEEHGIKVGLELHAGFLVHTPYTMLKLREATSDAIGANLDPSHLWWQGIDPVAAIKILGNAGAIHHFHAKDTYIDQDNVNMYGLTDMQPYSEVKTRAWSFRSVGYGHGIQEWSNIVSALRTYGYDHVISIEHEDPIMSISEGFNQAVKNLKAVNIEEPPADMWWA, encoded by the coding sequence ATGAAATTGGGCGTATTTACAGTCCTTTTTGCTGATAAGTCTTTTGAGGATATGCTTGATCATGTGAAGGATGCTGGCCTAAAAGCAGTTGAAATCGGAACAGGCGGTTATCCAGGTACAGCTCATTGTAACGTGGATGAACTGCTTGAGAGCGAAGAGAAACAAGCCGAATTCCTGGATAAGGTTCACTCTCGCGGCTTGACGATCAGTGCATTTAGCTGTCACGGCAATCCGATTTCTCCAGATGAAAAATTTGCACAGGAATCCCACGAGGCTTTTGTAAAAACAGTTAAATTAGCGAGTCAGCTCGATGTACCGGTCGTTAATACGTTTTCAGGCACTCCGGGTGGATCGGAAGCAGACACGTCACCGAACTGGCCTGTCACTCCATGGCCGGCAGAGTATTCAGATGTATTGGAATGGCAATGGAATGAGAAGCTGGTTCCGTATTGGAAGGAACAGGGGAAGCTCGCCGAAGAACACGGTATTAAGGTAGGGTTAGAACTGCATGCAGGATTTCTTGTCCATACTCCATACACGATGTTAAAACTGCGCGAAGCTACTAGTGACGCCATAGGAGCAAACCTCGATCCAAGTCATTTGTGGTGGCAGGGTATCGATCCTGTAGCAGCCATTAAAATCTTAGGAAATGCTGGAGCTATCCATCACTTCCATGCGAAGGATACGTATATTGATCAGGACAATGTAAATATGTATGGCTTAACCGACATGCAGCCATATTCTGAAGTGAAAACACGTGCCTGGAGTTTCCGTTCAGTTGGCTATGGACACGGCATCCAGGAATGGTCTAACATTGTTAGTGCACTTCGTACTTATGGATATGATCATGTGATCAGCATTGAGCATGAAGACCCTATCATGTCAATCAGTGAAGGTTTTAATCAAGCCGTGAAAAACTTAAAAGCAGTAAATATTGAAGAGCCTCCAGCTGATATGTGGTGGGCCTAG
- a CDS encoding YesL family protein yields MKNSSGLAGGFFAISEWIMRFSLSNLLWALFNLPIGLLLLSLLYLENTSGTFYLAVPLVVLLPILFFPATTALFAKAREWVRKEEDVGTTQSFLSHYKNNYMTSLQSGLVFIILWGVLAADIYYFSSRNGLLMNLFLVLGILLLVWTLNFFSVMVHYDMKLKALLKHSFFITIGSPLLFIAVAVSAGISLYISLYMFQVIIPIFTGSLVSFLAFSAYYRLHLKLSNQTS; encoded by the coding sequence GTGAAGAATAGTTCAGGATTAGCGGGAGGTTTTTTCGCTATTAGTGAGTGGATTATGCGATTCTCCTTATCAAATTTATTATGGGCTCTGTTTAATCTGCCAATTGGGCTCCTCCTTCTCAGCTTATTATACTTAGAAAACACTTCAGGGACATTTTATCTTGCTGTCCCGCTTGTCGTTCTGCTTCCGATCTTATTTTTCCCGGCGACGACCGCCTTGTTTGCAAAAGCACGCGAATGGGTTAGAAAAGAGGAAGATGTGGGGACAACTCAATCCTTCTTGAGCCACTATAAAAATAATTATATGACCAGTTTGCAGAGCGGATTGGTGTTCATTATTTTGTGGGGGGTTCTGGCTGCTGATATTTATTACTTTTCAAGCCGGAATGGACTGCTGATGAATCTGTTTTTGGTTCTTGGCATTTTGTTATTAGTATGGACTTTAAACTTTTTCTCTGTCATGGTCCATTATGATATGAAACTAAAGGCATTATTAAAGCATTCTTTCTTTATTACGATAGGAAGCCCGCTGTTGTTTATTGCTGTGGCAGTTAGTGCGGGCATCAGTCTTTATATCAGTCTTTACATGTTTCAAGTCATTATTCCAATCTTTACGGGTTCGCTCGTTTCCTTTTTAGCATTCTCCGCGTACTATAGATTACATTTGAAACTATCAAACCAAACAAGTTAA
- a CDS encoding immune inhibitor A domain-containing protein: MKKNSKIVTSALALTLALAPFSSSVLADSGTVQSDVHKAHAHEKGGAPFDLAIANDERLIEMLKESGKISKNATPEEAKRALNKYLDAKSEAAANKAKKEDKGKMDKEKAENRAKLTDNAKNNSMTNGKGNKLGQAKKNRVTTVDEEAWNGETRTDNVLVLLIEYPNKPHNSMSASETDMYYEGENAYSKEHYEDMLFGDGGWVGPDGKTYVSMKQYYEKQSGGSYSVEGTVAGWYEADHPAAYYGANDPAPDGSDINARGLVKEALNAAANDSDVNLSNFDEWDRYDLDGDGNYMESDGLVDHLMVIHSGVGEEAGGGSLGSDAIWSHRWNLAQPTAIKGTEATVDYWGGQMAAFDYTIEPEDGAVGVMAHEFGHDLGLPDEYDTQYSGAGEPVAYWSIMASGSWAGDIPGTMPTGFSPYAKEMLQGTAGGNWLTGTEISVDDVSQQPVEVLIDEAVTKGTNNDAVKVTLPDKKTVINEPVSGQYEYFSGSDNSLTNTMTKTVDLTNASSAELTFQAWYDIETNWDYAYVTVNGEPIEGAITTDENPHGNNLGNGITGSSDGWKEVSFDLSAYAGQKVEVGFKYKTDAAAILPGFYADDISIKADGEEIVFDDAESESNFELNGFTKSNGIKMSEHYYLLEWRSHNGVDRGLANLRRGGSLMEYDPGLVVWYIDNKYTENWTGFHPGEGFLGVVDADQKAIYWSDGTVASTRYQVHDAAFTLEKKDKMFIDYSELLGRTMKDYHTKRTPLFDDSENYLNEGLVDAGRNVPEYGLNFRVAGQSKDGTVGKVLIYK, encoded by the coding sequence TTGAAAAAGAATAGTAAGATTGTTACCTCAGCCTTGGCTCTTACCCTGGCATTAGCCCCATTTAGTTCCAGTGTATTAGCTGATTCAGGCACAGTTCAGTCCGATGTACATAAGGCACATGCTCATGAAAAGGGAGGTGCACCTTTTGATTTAGCGATCGCTAACGATGAACGGTTAATAGAGATGTTAAAGGAAAGCGGGAAGATCTCGAAAAATGCCACACCAGAAGAGGCAAAACGAGCCCTGAATAAATACTTAGATGCAAAATCAGAAGCTGCCGCTAATAAGGCCAAAAAAGAAGATAAAGGCAAGATGGATAAAGAGAAGGCAGAAAACCGTGCTAAGTTAACTGACAACGCTAAAAACAATAGCATGACAAACGGTAAAGGGAACAAGTTGGGGCAAGCCAAGAAAAATAGAGTAACCACCGTTGACGAAGAAGCATGGAACGGTGAAACACGTACTGATAATGTACTTGTTTTACTGATTGAATACCCAAACAAACCCCATAATTCGATGTCAGCTAGTGAAACAGATATGTATTATGAAGGTGAAAATGCCTATTCGAAAGAGCATTATGAAGATATGCTGTTTGGTGATGGTGGCTGGGTCGGTCCAGACGGCAAAACCTATGTATCTATGAAACAATACTATGAAAAGCAGTCTGGCGGTAGTTATTCTGTTGAAGGAACTGTAGCCGGTTGGTATGAAGCTGACCACCCAGCTGCTTATTATGGTGCAAATGATCCGGCGCCAGACGGAAGTGACATCAACGCCCGCGGTCTGGTAAAAGAAGCGCTTAACGCTGCTGCAAACGACTCTGACGTAAATTTAAGTAACTTCGATGAATGGGATCGTTATGATTTAGATGGTGACGGAAACTATATGGAATCAGATGGGTTGGTTGACCATCTTATGGTTATTCACTCTGGTGTCGGCGAGGAAGCTGGCGGAGGCTCATTAGGTTCCGATGCGATTTGGTCCCACCGTTGGAATCTTGCACAACCTACTGCTATTAAGGGAACAGAAGCAACTGTAGATTATTGGGGTGGCCAAATGGCTGCATTCGATTACACGATTGAACCAGAAGATGGAGCTGTGGGTGTTATGGCTCACGAATTCGGACATGATCTAGGTCTTCCGGATGAATACGATACGCAGTATTCTGGAGCTGGTGAACCAGTAGCCTACTGGTCTATTATGGCAAGTGGCAGCTGGGCAGGCGATATTCCCGGAACGATGCCAACAGGTTTCAGTCCTTATGCGAAAGAGATGCTTCAAGGAACGGCAGGCGGAAACTGGCTGACTGGTACAGAAATCAGTGTAGATGATGTTTCACAACAGCCTGTTGAAGTTTTAATCGACGAAGCAGTGACAAAAGGGACCAATAATGATGCCGTGAAAGTCACTTTGCCGGATAAGAAGACAGTCATTAATGAACCTGTCAGCGGGCAATACGAATACTTCAGCGGAAGTGACAATAGTTTAACGAACACAATGACAAAGACGGTTGACCTCACAAATGCTTCTAGTGCAGAGCTGACCTTTCAAGCATGGTATGATATTGAAACGAATTGGGATTATGCTTATGTGACAGTCAATGGTGAACCAATCGAAGGTGCGATCACAACAGATGAGAATCCGCACGGAAACAATCTGGGTAATGGGATAACAGGTAGTTCAGATGGATGGAAGGAAGTAAGTTTTGATCTCTCTGCTTACGCAGGGCAAAAAGTTGAAGTCGGCTTTAAGTATAAAACAGATGCAGCGGCTATTTTACCAGGATTCTATGCCGATGATATTAGCATCAAAGCTGATGGAGAAGAAATTGTTTTTGACGATGCAGAAAGCGAAAGTAATTTTGAGCTAAATGGATTTACGAAGTCAAATGGAATCAAAATGTCCGAGCATTATTATTTGCTAGAGTGGCGCAGTCATAACGGTGTCGATCGCGGGCTTGCTAACCTGCGTCGTGGAGGCAGCCTAATGGAATATGATCCAGGTTTGGTTGTGTGGTATATAGATAACAAGTACACGGAAAACTGGACAGGTTTCCATCCAGGCGAAGGCTTCCTTGGTGTAGTCGATGCAGACCAGAAAGCAATCTACTGGAGTGACGGGACAGTAGCTTCTACTCGTTACCAGGTGCATGATGCAGCTTTCACTTTAGAAAAGAAAGATAAAATGTTCATTGATTATAGTGAACTACTTGGAAGAACTATGAAAGATTATCACACGAAGCGCACGCCATTATTTGATGACAGTGAGAACTACTTGAATGAGGGACTAGTCGATGCGGGGCGTAATGTTCCTGAGTATGGCTTAAATTTCCGCGTTGCAGGTCAAAGTAAAGATGGTACTGTCGGAAAAGTGCTTATTTATAAGTAA
- a CDS encoding Gfo/Idh/MocA family protein, giving the protein MNKLKMGIIGVGGIAQQRHIPAFAGMEERVELTAVQDVNNERAKSVAEMFDIPHVFENYQQLFEVVDAVTICTPNKFHSEIAVAALNAGVHVLCEKPMAITTEECEAMIEAARKNDRLLSIAYHYRYMPEAKLAKEAIFNGEIGDPLVTRVQAMRRRKVPGWGVFTNKDLQGGGSLIDFGCHLLDLALWLLDDPKPVEVIGKTYNRLSKAPGQVNDWGAFDHKTFNVDDHVTSYIIFEDGMSMQFECSWAANIKEDQTSLSISGAEGGMDVYPFELYQTKYGTVWNTWAKLPEESLSPGFLQADNFVESCLGDSEQIVKPEQALRVTQLIEAIYKSSETGTSIKLV; this is encoded by the coding sequence ATGAATAAATTGAAGATGGGAATCATCGGTGTTGGCGGAATCGCCCAACAACGGCATATACCTGCATTTGCCGGTATGGAAGAAAGAGTAGAGCTGACAGCGGTTCAAGATGTAAACAACGAGCGCGCTAAATCAGTGGCGGAAATGTTCGATATTCCACATGTTTTTGAAAATTATCAACAACTATTTGAAGTAGTGGATGCGGTGACAATTTGTACTCCAAATAAATTTCATTCAGAAATTGCCGTGGCCGCATTAAATGCCGGCGTTCACGTTCTGTGTGAAAAGCCAATGGCGATCACCACGGAAGAGTGTGAAGCTATGATTGAGGCGGCGCGGAAAAATGATCGACTGCTTTCAATTGCCTATCATTATCGCTATATGCCTGAAGCTAAATTAGCGAAGGAAGCCATATTTAATGGGGAAATAGGAGATCCGCTTGTTACCCGCGTGCAGGCGATGCGTCGGCGTAAAGTGCCAGGCTGGGGTGTATTTACCAATAAAGACTTGCAAGGAGGCGGCAGCTTGATCGACTTTGGCTGCCACTTGCTCGACCTGGCTTTATGGCTGCTTGACGATCCGAAGCCTGTGGAGGTTATTGGGAAAACCTATAATAGGTTAAGCAAAGCGCCTGGTCAGGTTAATGACTGGGGTGCTTTCGACCATAAAACATTTAATGTGGATGATCATGTTACGAGTTACATCATATTTGAAGATGGGATGTCCATGCAGTTTGAATGTTCGTGGGCTGCAAACATCAAGGAGGATCAAACGTCCTTGAGTATTTCAGGAGCAGAGGGAGGAATGGATGTCTATCCATTTGAACTCTATCAGACGAAATATGGAACAGTATGGAATACCTGGGCCAAATTACCTGAAGAAAGTTTGAGTCCAGGATTTTTACAAGCAGATAATTTTGTCGAAAGCTGTCTAGGGGATTCCGAACAGATCGTCAAGCCAGAACAGGCTTTGCGGGTAACACAGTTAATAGAAGCCATCTATAAAAGTAGTGAAACAGGTACAAGTATTAAACTAGTCTAA
- a CDS encoding carbohydrate ABC transporter permease — MHNRNIWFWLFLTPVILGLGLVVVVPFIYGFIFSFTDWNGITATKFVGLQHYINLFQEDEFMASIWFTVKFAIITVIILNIMGLGLALLVTRNIKTNNLLRTVFFMPNLIGGLILGFIWQFIFVSVFNDIGMLIGMESLQGWLSTTRTGFWGLVILTAWQMAGYIMIIYIAYLENIPKDLIEAAKIDGANSFQRFKSITFPLVAPAFTVSMFLTLSMAFKIYDQNLSLTNGGPFNSTQMVAMEIVRTAFSDQQMAFAQAKAVIFFLIVAVIALTQVYYNKKREVEM; from the coding sequence ATGCACAATCGCAATATATGGTTCTGGCTCTTTCTTACCCCGGTGATCTTAGGGTTGGGGTTAGTCGTTGTCGTTCCATTCATCTACGGATTCATTTTTTCCTTCACAGACTGGAACGGGATTACCGCTACGAAATTTGTCGGACTACAACACTATATCAATCTATTTCAAGAAGATGAATTCATGGCATCGATTTGGTTTACAGTAAAATTTGCCATCATTACAGTGATTATTTTGAATATTATGGGGCTTGGACTGGCTCTGCTTGTAACCCGTAATATTAAAACGAACAACTTGCTGCGAACAGTCTTTTTCATGCCGAACTTAATCGGCGGGCTGATTCTCGGGTTCATCTGGCAGTTTATTTTTGTCAGTGTCTTTAATGATATCGGGATGTTGATCGGTATGGAATCCTTGCAGGGCTGGCTCTCGACGACCCGCACCGGGTTCTGGGGACTCGTGATCCTCACGGCCTGGCAGATGGCCGGATACATTATGATCATTTATATTGCCTATTTAGAAAACATTCCGAAAGACTTGATCGAAGCGGCCAAAATTGATGGCGCCAACAGCTTCCAACGTTTTAAAAGCATTACGTTTCCATTGGTGGCTCCAGCCTTTACGGTCAGTATGTTCTTGACCCTGTCGATGGCGTTTAAAATTTATGACCAGAACTTATCGTTGACGAACGGGGGACCGTTTAATTCGACACAAATGGTGGCGATGGAAATTGTCCGGACGGCCTTCTCGGATCAGCAAATGGCGTTTGCCCAAGCGAAAGCGGTTATCTTCTTCTTAATTGTAGCCGTCATTGCGCTGACACAGGTGTATTACAACAAGAAACGGGAGGTTGAGATGTAA